The Roseovarius sp. EL26 genome contains the following window.
CAGAGTATCCCCGATACCGAAAAAGTCTCGATTTTCTAAGGCAGCCAAATATTCACCGCGCTCATATACTGAGCCATCTACCGTGGCTTTGGCAAAGCTACTGGCTATTCCAACATTGTCATCCTGTATCAGAGATTGCTGCAAAAAGAGCGATGCGTTTGTAAGGGCCGCAGCCAAAGGCGAAGAAGATGGCACGCCTTGCAAACCAGAATGTGTGGTCAATATTGTCCTTAAAAGCGCTAGAGTGGTGACTTGGGTCAGTACTAACTGTCCGTAGCGCTCATAACTGCAATAAGGCCCGGAAAGGGAAAAGGCATAAAATACACGCTCCCAAATTACTCTCTTGCTTCCCAACGAGACGCGTTCATTGTCTTGAGTCTCTTTTTTCGCATCTATAGTGCGACTGCCTGCATTGCTCACCTTGACCAACCCTCAAAACCCTTCCATATCCCCCTACCATGACACCGCTCTCACATATCCGCAATTTCTCGATCGTGGCGCACATCGACCACGGGAAATCCACGCTGGCCGACCGGCTCATTCAGTCCACCAATACGGTGGCGGATCGGGACATGAAGGCGCAGCTTCTGGACACGATGGATATCGAGCGCGAGCGCGGCATCACCATCAAGGCCAACACCGTGCGCATCGATTTCAAAGCGCAGGATGGCGAGGATTATGTTCTCAACCTGATCGACACCCCCGGTCACGTCGATTTCGCCTACGAGGTCTCCCGCTCCATGCGTGCGGTCGAAGGCTCATTACTGGTCGTTGACAGCACGCAGGGCGTTGAGGCGCAGACACTGGCCAACGTCTATCAGGCGATCAATGCCGATCATGAGCTGATCCCGGTTCTGAACAAAATCGACCTGCCTGCGTCAGACTGTGACCGCGTCGCAGAACAGATCGAGGATGTCATCGGCATCGACGCCTCAGGCGCCATCGCTGTGTCCGCCAAAACCGGTGTCGGCATTCAGGAAACGCTGGAATCCATCGTTCAGAACCTGCCCGCCCCCACCGGCGACGCAGATGCACCATTGAAAGCCATGCTCGTCGACAGCTGGTACGATTCCTATCTTGGCGTTGTTGTTCTGGTTCGGATCATGGATGGCGTCCTGAAAAAGGGCGACAAGATCCGCATGATGCAGACCGACGCCACCTACGGCGTTGACCGCATCGGTGTGTTCCGCCCACAGATGCAAAACATCGACGCGCTTGGCCCCGGCGAGATCGGCTTTATCACCGCCTCGATCAAACAAGTCCGCGATACCAAAGTCGGTGATACCATCACGCACGAGAAAAAGGGCACCACAGAACCCCTGCCCGGCTTTGCCCCCTCGCAACCCGTGGTCTTCTGTGGCCTCTTCCCCGTCGATAGCGCCGAATTCGAAGACATGCGCGACGCCATCGAAAAGCTCGCCCTCAATGATGCCTCCTTCAGCTATGAGATGGAAACCTCCGCCGCCCTCGGCTTTGGCTTCCGCTGTGGCTTCTTGGGCCTCTTGCACCTTGAGGTGATCCGCGACCGGATCGAGCGCGAATATGATATCGAACTGATCACCACCGCGCCCAGCGTGATCTACCACGTCTACGCAAAAGACGGCACCCAGACCGACCTGCATAACCCCGCCGACATGCCCGACATGACCTATGTCGACCATATCGAGGAACCGCGCATCAAGGCGACCATTCTGGTGCCCGACGAATACCTCGGCGATGTGCTCAAACTCTGCCAGGACCGCCGCGGCATCCAGATGGACCTGACCTATGCCGGCTCCCGCGCCATGGCCGTCTATGACCTGCCCCTGAACGAGGTGGTGTTTGACTTCTACGACCGCCTGAAATCCGTGACCAAAGGCTACGCCAGCTTTGATTACCAGCTCGAAGGCTACCGCGAGGATAATCTTGTTAAGATGTCGATCCTGGTGAATGACGAGCCGGTCGATGCCCTGTCGATGATGGTCCACCGTGACCGGGCCGAGACACGCGGGCGTGTGATGTGCGAAAAGCTCAAAGAACTGATCCCGCGCCACATGTTCAAAATCCCGATCCAAGCGGCCATCGGCGGCAAGGTCATCGCGCGCGAAACATTGTCAGCCATGCGCAAGGACGTGACCGCGAAATGCTACGGCGGCGACGCCACCCGGAAACGCAAACTGCTGGACAAACAAAAAGCCGGTAAGAAAAAGATGCGTCAGTTCGGGAAAGTTGATATCCCGCAGGAGGCGTTTATTTCGGCGTTGAAGATGGATAATTGAAGCTTTTCGGTTTTGAACCAAATCCGCGTAGCCGTTCAATCGACCATTCGTATTTGCATACGAAACGGAAACATACATAAGATATTATTTATAAAAACTTGTTGAAAAATGACCCTGAATAAAAACAACGAATTTCCTGAGTTTCTCTATAGGTATCGTTCAGATTCAACTCCATTTGTTTGCGACGAGTTAAAGGAAGCAATTAACTCTAGGCGTATATATTTTTCATCATTAGTAGGTCAGAATGATCCATTCGATTGCAATCCGAGTTTCAAGCAGAGCTCTGCTATCGAGATAGTTGAGTATTTTAAAAAATTTAGACCCGGCAAACTCATCATCGAAGAGGCAACGGCTGCAAGGTTGTACCCGAATAACTCAACGCCAGCTCAGAGGCGAAATATTCGAAAGTCATTTCGCCCTACGATAGCTAATGTTCAGAGGGTCATGAACACCGGAGCAAATCTTATGGATGAGCAAAGGCGAAAAGCATTTATTTGCTGTTTTTCCGAGAGCTGGGACAACCCTCTTATGTGGAGCCATTACTCTAATTCACATCAAGGCTACTGCATAAAATATCGATTCAAGCAGGACCTGATACGCAAGTACGATGATCATGTTCCACTAGATGTTCAATACTCTTCTGAGCGCCCAAAACTTACAATACTCGACCTTTTGAAATTTGCTGATGAGCAAAAAACTGTGTCGGAAGGTTATAATCCCACCGATGTTTTGCACGCAATTGCATATCAAAAACCCGAAGAGTGGGAGTATGAAAAAGAGTGGCGCGTACACTCCACAGGTGATCCGACTCCAGGTTATAAGACCATAATGGCATTGGAACCCGTTGAAATCATATTGGGCGCCAACTCCGACGAACGAGTTCCTGAAGTTATTCGACAGAGAGTGAATTCAAGTATTTCTATCTCGAAGGTTTATTTAGACGCGCATCGCTATTCGCTTCTCCGACACAGCGTATAAATGCACAAAGGCCCGTGCCGTGCACGGGCAGCGCCCGACCGCCCCCATGGGCGGGCGCTTCGCTTCCGCCCGCGGTCTGGCTCTGCCCTTCGGTTTGTTAGATGAAAATGGCATTGTCGAATAAACACCGTAGAGTGGGTGCAACCCACCATTCCCCCACTCTCCACTATCCCCCACCACACATTCCCCCTATACCCCGGCCAAACCTGTTGAACACCGGAGCCCCCCTCATGTCCTGCGCCCTTTGCTCGGCTGATGCCCCTCTCACCGCTCACCCCGTCCCCGGCGGGCCGGACGGCGCGGTGGTCAACCTTTGCGCCACGTGCCTGCGCGCGCTGGACGGCGACAACGTCAATCACTGGCGCTGCCTCGCCTCCTCTATGTGGTCCGAGGATCCGGCAACGCAGGTGATGGCCGCACGCCTCCTCAACCACCTCTCCGATCACGACTGGGCGCGCGATCTGTCCGATCAGCTCTGGCTCGATGACGACATGCGCGCATGGGTGGATAACGTCGCTGTCGCCACCGCCCACAAAGACAGCAACGGCACGCCACTGGCACAAGGCGACACCGTGGTGCTGATCAAGGACCTGCCGGTCAAGGGCGCGGGCTTCACCGCCAAACGTGGCACCGCAGTGCGCAGTATCTCACTGGTGCAGGATAATCCCGAACACATCGAGGGCCGGGTTGAGGGGCAGCGCATCGTCATCCTGACGCAGTTTGTTAAAAAGAAGTAAACGTTTCGGCACACCCAACGACGCGCCCCAAGCCATTTGCGTACATAATCCGCGTACAACCTGTACAGGCTGTACACAAATCTCATGCCCTCACGCGTGCTAACTGAAACGCGATCAGGGTTGATCGCCCCAAGCCTTCTTTCCCACCCTAAACGCCCCACATTTGGATCAGACGAACACAACATAAGGATCTGATCCATGACCCGTACCAATATTTTCAAAACCGCCGCTCTGTCTTTGGCTGCTGCCACCACCCTTGCCGTCTCGGCCACCGCCCAAGGCGGCCCGGATCCCAGCGAGCGTCAACCCCTGCGCGCCTTCAAGGAAGCCCCTGCGCAGACCGTCACCAAGGCGCAAACCAACATCCAGACGCGCGACGGACAACAGGCGCGGATTTCCCCAGCACTGGTGGAACGTCGCGACCGTTAAGCCGCTAAAAACATTACAAACTCCCCCCATCGGGTGGGCCTCAGGGCCTGCCCGTTTTGCATTCTCGGTGACCTTCAGCAGCATATGTTTCAACCTCTCACAAACCCTCTCACGGCCCCTCACTGAAATGCGATTACGGTTGATCGACCCAAGGGTTTAAACGCCCAGATTGCGCCCCACATCATAGTCATGAACAACACAGAAAGGACTTGATCCATGAAACGTCCAAACCTTATCAAAACCGCCGCTCTGACTGTGGCAGCCCTTGCAACCATCGCCTCAGCACCGGCCTTTGCCCAGCCTGACCCAAGCGAGCGCCAGCCGCTACGCAACTTTCAGGAAGCCTCGGACAATACCGTAACCAAAGCGCAGGTCAACGTGCAGTCCTCAACCACACAAGACGAGCGGATCACCCGCGCCCGTGACGCGCGCATCGGCCGTTAACAACTGGCAAATTCTGGCGGGGGCTAAACAGCACCCGTCAGTTAAGCTATTAATATCTATATATATTAACGCACATCAAAAGCCACAAAGAACGCAAGCATCACGTCTTGCCTATCTTGGGTTCGGTCCCGGCCTTGATCCGTTTGATGTTGTCCGCATGCCGGTAATAAATCAGCAATGTCAGCAACAGAGCCAGCACCGCCATCGCACCATGCCCCAGCAAGATCGCCCATATTGTCGAACTTGCCGCAGCAGCGATCGCCGCCAATGATGAAATACGCGAGGTCGCCGCAGTGGCAAGCCATGTTAGGCAACAGGCAATTCCCACAGGCCATGCCAGCGCCAACAGCAACCCCAGAAACGTCGCCACGCCTTTGCCCCCGCGAAAGCCCAGCCAGACCGGATAGCAATGCCCGATCATCGCCATCAGGGCCGCAATCTGTGCGGCATCTTCCCCCGCACAGGCGCGCGCCAGCAATACCGCCAGAGCCCCCTTACCGCCATCCAATATCAAGGTTCCTGCAGCAGCAGCTTTGTTGCCAGTGCGCAAAACGTTCGTGGCCCCGATGTTGCCCGACCCGATGTCACGCAAGTTCCCCAGCCCCATCACACGGGTCAGCACCATACCAAAAGGAATGGATCCCAACAGATAACCAATAACGGCCCATAGGGTCAGGATGGTTGTCGCGCTTTCAATCGGGGGCATCAGGTCGCCTCGTAAATGCGTTCACCGGCAACGTAAGTGGCCAGAACCTGACCTTGCATTCGTGCCTCATCAAACGGGGTATTCTTGGATTTTGAGCGCAGCTTGCTACGATCCATTACAAATGGCTGATCTGGGTCAAACAGGATCACATCCGCTGCCGCCCCTTCCGTCAGACAACCAGACGACAGACCAAGGCGTTTGGCAGGGTTCAGGGCCATCGCCTTGAACAACTGCGGCAAGCTCAGATCACCCGAATGATACAGCCGCAACGCCGCCGGAAGAAGTGTTTCCAGCCCAACGGCACCGCTGGCCGCCTCTTCAAACGGCAGGCGTTTGCTTTCTTCGTCCTGCGGCGTGTGCATCGAGCAGATTACATCGATCAACCCATCGCGCACGGCAGCAATAATCGCCTGCCGGTCATCCTCGGACCGCAACGGCGGCTTGATCTTGAAAAACGTCCGATAGTTAGCAACATCCAATTCGTTCAGCGTCAAATGATGAATCGACACGCCTGCGGTGATATCCAAGCCGTTGCGTTTGGCGCGTTCCAATGCGGGCAAAGCACGGGCCGTAGTAATCTGATCGCCGTGATAGCGCACGCCCGTCATCTCGATCAGGGCAATATCGCGATCAAGCCCCATACGTTCGGCCATCGGTGACACCGCTGGCAGACCTTTGAGCGAGGCAAATTTACCCGATGTCGCCGCCGCACCTGCAGACAAGATCGGCTCTTGTGGGTGACACATCACCAACGCATCCAAAGAACGCGCATAGCTAAACGCCCGGCTCAGCACCTTGGTATCGCGCACCACATGGTCGCAATCGGTAAACGCCACTGCGCCTGCGTCACGCAGAAAGCCAATCTCAGTCATCTCACGGCCTTCACGACCTTTGGTCAGTGCCGCCATGGACAGGACATTCACCGGCGCATCTTCGTTGGCACGGCGTGAGACAAATTCAAGCGTTTCAGGGTTATCAATTGTCGGGGACGTGTCAGGGCGGGTCACAATCGTTGTTACGCCACCTGCGGCAGCTGCTGCCCCGGCAGAGCGGTAGGATTCTTTGTGACGTTCACCCGGTTCACAAACCTTTACGCCGATATCGACTATCCCCGGAGCTAGGCATTTACCCCTGCAGTCCACAATCTGGTCAGCCTCTGGCAGGTCTGAACCAGTGCCCGTCGCGCGGATTGTACCCCCGTCAATCAAAAGCCAGCCGTTGCTGTCGGTACCCGCTTCGGGGTCGATCAACCGTGCGTTCTTAAAAAGGATGGTCATATGTGTCCTCTCATCCCGCTATCTTAATGAACACCCAGACAAACAGGGCCAGAAAAATCAAAACTACTGTCGCCACGCGCCCCTGAATGGCTGCGTTCGATGCGGTTTTTTTCACCGCGACCGGGGCCACACCTTGCGCGCTTTTATCAGGAAGCGGCTCAAACGTGACGTTTGCACTTTCCTCAGCGTAGGTTCCGACCCAACGCAAGGGTACCTTGGGTGTCAGTGTCTGGACCGTCTGCTCGAACGCTTTGGATAGGATCACCAATATATGACCCTCCAACGCATCCAGACGGACACGCTCTGCCGCAAAGTCCTGTTTCGCGATGCCCAGCCCTTCAGCCATATATCCGGCCAACCCCAGTCCGGTCAGGTCGCTCACTGCGAATACTTCGACGTAGTCAGTATTCAGTTGAGTTGCCCCGAGAGCGCGTTGAACTTTTTGCAAGTCGTCTGAAAACGCCTCAACCTGATCCGCAGGCAGGTCAATCTGGAACAAGCGGACCAACCCAACCTCATCTGCACTGATCTCAAACCGGTCGCTCACGCCATGACCTCCGGTGACTTGGTGCGGCGGTTGCGGGCCAGCAGTTCCATCGCGGCCATGCGCACGGCAACACCCATTTCGACCTGTTCTTGAATAACACTGCGGTTAATATCATCGGCCAGCTCGCCATCGATTTCCACGCCCCGGTTCATCGGGCCGGGATGCATGACGATCGCGTCGTCTTTGGCGTGGCTGAGCTTGGCAAAATCAAGGCCATAGCGGTGGTAATATTCACGCTCAGACGGGATAAATCCACCATCCATCCGCTCTTTCTGAAGGCGTAGCATCATCACCACATCGACGTCTTTCAAACCCTCGGCCATGTCGTCGTAAACTTCGACCCCAAAAGCCCCAATCTCAGACGGCATCAAGGTTGGTGGACCAATCAGGCGAATGCGGTTTTCCATCTTACCGAGCAGCATAATATTGGACCGCGCCACCCGCGAATGCGCGATGTCACCACAAATCGCAATATTCAGGCGATGTAGACGCCCCTTGGCGCGGCGAATGGTCAGCGCATCCAGCAGCGCTTGCGTCGGATGTTCGTGCCGCCCATCACCTGCATTTAGCACGGCACAGTTCACCTTTTGCGCCAGCAGATCGACCGCACCAGAATGCGGGTGTCGCACCACCAAAAGATCAGGATGCATCGCATTCAGCGTCATCGCCGTATCAATCAAGGTCTCGCCCTTTTTGATCGAACTGGCTTGCATCGCCATGTTCATCACATCGGCGCCCAGACGCTTACCTGCCAGCTCGAAACTGGCCTGCGTCCGGGTCGAATTTTCAAAGAACATGTTGACCTGCGTCAAACCCGCCAACACATTGCTGTGCTTCAGATCACGCCGGTTCAGTTCAACATACTGATCGGCCAGATCCAGAATTGCGGTAATATCCGAAGGTGCAAGGGGTTCGATCCCCAGAAGATGGGAATGTGAAAAGGTCATCCGCCGCTCCTAATCGGTTTCGCCCGCTTATAGGGGGCGAAGGCCAAGAGGGGCAAGAGGGTCTGCACTTAATAACCCGTAGCCCGGTCAACCAATCCAGCGGGGGCTTTGCCATCTTCGAACCGTCGGATCCCCTCAGCAATGAAACGGGCAATCTCCTCTGGCTCCCCATCGCCAGCCACATGTGGCGTCACAAAAATACGTTCATGCGCCCAAAACGGGTGATTGCGGGGTAGTGGTTCAGTCGCGAAAGTATCCAGCACTGCGGCAGCAGGATGGCCAGTATCGAGGGCCACAATCAAATCATCCTCATTCAGGTGCGCACCCCGTCCCAAGTTAATAACGATGGAATCGTCCCGCATCATGCTGAAGAAATCTGCATTCAAAACGCCCTGCGTTTCGTCTGTTAGCGGCAATAGGTTAACAACGGCGCGTGATTCTCTGGCAATTTCATTCAGCCCGGCCTGTCCGTTTACAACAATTGTGCCATCCTCAGTCGACCGTGGTGTTCGGGCCAAAACCTTGACCGGATAACCCAACAACCGTAACGCGCTTGCCAGCCTGGATCCGATATTGCCAAATCCAAGGATCCCGACAGGAAATGAGGACGGCGGCGTACGGTTAATGACGTTCCAGTTCGCGTCCTTTTGCTGCGACACATAGGTCTGCATCTGCCGTTGCCAGTTTACGATATGCCACAGCGCAAAGCCCGAAATCATCTGCCCCTGCTCTGCTGCGATCACCCGCGTGACCGCAACGTGATCCGGCAGGCTTGGATTGCTCAGCACGGCATCAACCCCAGCGCCCCCGCCCGACACCAGTTCCAGATTGGGGTAAGGTGTAAAATCTTCGGGGCCCGGCGAAAAAGCCAACGCATGGCGAATGCTCAGCGGGTCTTTGACCTCATCGGGAAACTTCAATTTGACCCATGGTGCATGTTTTGCCAAACCACGCCCATAAAAGCCCTTCATGTCATAGTGCTGACACAGGCATACGACTTCGATATCATCCATTCTCACGGCCTCTTTCAGGGTGATACTTTTGCGTTCGGGCACGCAGCCCGTTGCGTTTGACTGTTTCACTCATTGACGTGAAAGGCTAGCCTATCCCTCATGGATTCGGCACTTGAATATCATACGGCAAAGGCCCTGCTGGAATGGCAGGTTGAACTTGGCGCGACCGAGGCGATTTGTGACGCGCCAATCAATCGCTATGAAGCACCAGAAAAACCCAAACCCCGCAAGGCAGCCGCACAACCAGCGCCCGCCGTGGCAACATCCGACATTGATCCGGTTACTGATGCGCGGCGCGCGGCAAAAGCCGCCACGTCCCTGCCCGCATTGCAAGAGGCCCTTGCCAACTATCCGCATTGTGATCTGAAACGCGGTGCCCGCAACACCGTCTTCGCCGATGGCAACCCGGCCGCGCGCCTGATGCTGGTGGGCGAGGCCCCGGGGCGTGATGAGGACCAACAAGGCAAACCCTTTGTTGGCCGGGCTGGACAACTGCTCGACAAAATGCTGGCGGCTATTGGCCTGTCACGAACATCAGATGATCCGGCGCAGTCCGCCTATATCACCAATGTCCTACCGTGGCGCCCCCCACAAAACCGCGATCCCAAGCCCGAAGAAATCGCCATGCTGCTGCCCTTTGTGGAGCGGCATGTCGAGCTGGCAAACCCCGATGTGATTGTTCTGGTCGGCAATATCAGTTGTCAGGCGGCACTGGGACGACGCGGCATCACCCGACTGCGCGGGCAGTGGACACAAGCCTATGGCAAACCGGCTCTGCCTATGTTTCACCCCGCCTATCTGCTGCGCAACCCGCATGCCAAGCGCGAGGCATGGGCCGATTTGCTAGAGCTCAAAGCCCGCCTCAAAGGTGACGCATGAAGGTCCTCGCTTTTTCTGACCTTCACCATTCCAGATCACATGCGCAAGAACTGGTCGCAGCCAGCAAAGACGCTGATCTGGTGATCGGCGCCGGCGACTTTTGCAACATGCGACAGGGTTTGCCAGAGGCGCTGGCGCTGCTCTCTGGCATCACCGCTCCGATCATCGCTGTGCCCGGAAATGGCGAAAGCGCAGATGAACTAACTGTTGCTACCCTTCCCAACATGCAGGTGCTGCACGGGACAGGTATCAATATCGATGGTTTGCAGATCTTTGGCCTTGGTTACGGTGTCCCGCAAACGCCTTTCGGAGACTGGTCCTGCGACCTGAGCGAAGATCAAGCACGTGGCTACTTGGATCAG
Protein-coding sequences here:
- a CDS encoding DUF2971 domain-containing protein — its product is MTLNKNNEFPEFLYRYRSDSTPFVCDELKEAINSRRIYFSSLVGQNDPFDCNPSFKQSSAIEIVEYFKKFRPGKLIIEEATAARLYPNNSTPAQRRNIRKSFRPTIANVQRVMNTGANLMDEQRRKAFICCFSESWDNPLMWSHYSNSHQGYCIKYRFKQDLIRKYDDHVPLDVQYSSERPKLTILDLLKFADEQKTVSEGYNPTDVLHAIAYQKPEEWEYEKEWRVHSTGDPTPGYKTIMALEPVEIILGANSDERVPEVIRQRVNSSISISKVYLDAHRYSLLRHSV
- the lepA gene encoding translation elongation factor 4, yielding MTPLSHIRNFSIVAHIDHGKSTLADRLIQSTNTVADRDMKAQLLDTMDIERERGITIKANTVRIDFKAQDGEDYVLNLIDTPGHVDFAYEVSRSMRAVEGSLLVVDSTQGVEAQTLANVYQAINADHELIPVLNKIDLPASDCDRVAEQIEDVIGIDASGAIAVSAKTGVGIQETLESIVQNLPAPTGDADAPLKAMLVDSWYDSYLGVVVLVRIMDGVLKKGDKIRMMQTDATYGVDRIGVFRPQMQNIDALGPGEIGFITASIKQVRDTKVGDTITHEKKGTTEPLPGFAPSQPVVFCGLFPVDSAEFEDMRDAIEKLALNDASFSYEMETSAALGFGFRCGFLGLLHLEVIRDRIEREYDIELITTAPSVIYHVYAKDGTQTDLHNPADMPDMTYVDHIEEPRIKATILVPDEYLGDVLKLCQDRRGIQMDLTYAGSRAMAVYDLPLNEVVFDFYDRLKSVTKGYASFDYQLEGYREDNLVKMSILVNDEPVDALSMMVHRDRAETRGRVMCEKLKELIPRHMFKIPIQAAIGGKVIARETLSAMRKDVTAKCYGGDATRKRKLLDKQKAGKKKMRQFGKVDIPQEAFISALKMDN
- a CDS encoding glyoxylate/hydroxypyruvate reductase A, with product MDDIEVVCLCQHYDMKGFYGRGLAKHAPWVKLKFPDEVKDPLSIRHALAFSPGPEDFTPYPNLELVSGGGAGVDAVLSNPSLPDHVAVTRVIAAEQGQMISGFALWHIVNWQRQMQTYVSQQKDANWNVINRTPPSSFPVGILGFGNIGSRLASALRLLGYPVKVLARTPRSTEDGTIVVNGQAGLNEIARESRAVVNLLPLTDETQGVLNADFFSMMRDDSIVINLGRGAHLNEDDLIVALDTGHPAAAVLDTFATEPLPRNHPFWAHERIFVTPHVAGDGEPEEIARFIAEGIRRFEDGKAPAGLVDRATGY
- a CDS encoding alkylphosphonate utilization protein; the encoded protein is MSCALCSADAPLTAHPVPGGPDGAVVNLCATCLRALDGDNVNHWRCLASSMWSEDPATQVMAARLLNHLSDHDWARDLSDQLWLDDDMRAWVDNVAVATAHKDSNGTPLAQGDTVVLIKDLPVKGAGFTAKRGTAVRSISLVQDNPEHIEGRVEGQRIVILTQFVKKK
- a CDS encoding aspartate carbamoyltransferase catalytic subunit, giving the protein MTFSHSHLLGIEPLAPSDITAILDLADQYVELNRRDLKHSNVLAGLTQVNMFFENSTRTQASFELAGKRLGADVMNMAMQASSIKKGETLIDTAMTLNAMHPDLLVVRHPHSGAVDLLAQKVNCAVLNAGDGRHEHPTQALLDALTIRRAKGRLHRLNIAICGDIAHSRVARSNIMLLGKMENRIRLIGPPTLMPSEIGAFGVEVYDDMAEGLKDVDVVMMLRLQKERMDGGFIPSEREYYHRYGLDFAKLSHAKDDAIVMHPGPMNRGVEIDGELADDINRSVIQEQVEMGVAVRMAAMELLARNRRTKSPEVMA
- the plsY gene encoding glycerol-3-phosphate 1-O-acyltransferase PlsY → MPPIESATTILTLWAVIGYLLGSIPFGMVLTRVMGLGNLRDIGSGNIGATNVLRTGNKAAAAGTLILDGGKGALAVLLARACAGEDAAQIAALMAMIGHCYPVWLGFRGGKGVATFLGLLLALAWPVGIACCLTWLATAATSRISSLAAIAAAASSTIWAILLGHGAMAVLALLLTLLIYYRHADNIKRIKAGTEPKIGKT
- the pyrC gene encoding dihydroorotase, giving the protein MTILFKNARLIDPEAGTDSNGWLLIDGGTIRATGTGSDLPEADQIVDCRGKCLAPGIVDIGVKVCEPGERHKESYRSAGAAAAAGGVTTIVTRPDTSPTIDNPETLEFVSRRANEDAPVNVLSMAALTKGREGREMTEIGFLRDAGAVAFTDCDHVVRDTKVLSRAFSYARSLDALVMCHPQEPILSAGAAATSGKFASLKGLPAVSPMAERMGLDRDIALIEMTGVRYHGDQITTARALPALERAKRNGLDITAGVSIHHLTLNELDVANYRTFFKIKPPLRSEDDRQAIIAAVRDGLIDVICSMHTPQDEESKRLPFEEAASGAVGLETLLPAALRLYHSGDLSLPQLFKAMALNPAKRLGLSSGCLTEGAAADVILFDPDQPFVMDRSKLRSKSKNTPFDEARMQGQVLATYVAGERIYEAT
- a CDS encoding uracil-DNA glycosylase family protein — encoded protein: MDSALEYHTAKALLEWQVELGATEAICDAPINRYEAPEKPKPRKAAAQPAPAVATSDIDPVTDARRAAKAATSLPALQEALANYPHCDLKRGARNTVFADGNPAARLMLVGEAPGRDEDQQGKPFVGRAGQLLDKMLAAIGLSRTSDDPAQSAYITNVLPWRPPQNRDPKPEEIAMLLPFVERHVELANPDVIVLVGNISCQAALGRRGITRLRGQWTQAYGKPALPMFHPAYLLRNPHAKREAWADLLELKARLKGDA
- a CDS encoding metallophosphoesterase family protein translates to MKVLAFSDLHHSRSHAQELVAASKDADLVIGAGDFCNMRQGLPEALALLSGITAPIIAVPGNGESADELTVATLPNMQVLHGTGINIDGLQIFGLGYGVPQTPFGDWSCDLSEDQARGYLDQCEQADILVLHSPPNGIADQTSMGQSVGSIAIYEAIERLQPKLAVCGHIHDSWGQTGMIGATKVVNLGPSPNWFDF